AGGCCAGTGAGAGCGACTTCGCTCTCATCGGGGGCGATCTCTTTAGAGGAGAGGTTCACTTTCTCCGCAAGCGGCGCGGTCGCGGCGTGAATAACGAACTCACCGAGCTTTTCGAGGTTGAGCAGCGTGTCCTTTTTCGTGCCGTCGCGCCGGAGCGTGGGGGAGAACACGACGATGGGCGGGTTCGCGCCAAACGCATTGAAGAAGCTGAACGGCGCGAGGTTCACCATCCCGGTCGGTGAGAGGGTTGTCACCCACGCGATGGGCCGCGGGGTGACGAGCCCCACGAGGTACTGGTACACGTCCGGAACGGGCGCGGTCGTCGGGTCGATCTGCATGAGCGGTCGCGTGGGTTAGCGGAAGTGGCACAAGTGGTCCCAGAGGGCATGATAGTCGATCGCCGCGAGGATGTGGTCGCCGTCGCCCGCGAGGTCCGTTCCCCAACCCGCGCCCCTGCGAACCGTGCGCCCGCGGACCCACGAGCCGATTTCCGGGTGGAGGTGGCACACGGCCGCGGTCGGGTCGTGGAACTTCTTGCCGTCGGTTGATTTGAGGAGCAGCCGCGCGGCCTCCGCGAAGAACTCGGACGTGGCGCAACGCGGCTTCAGCGCACTGGCTCTTATGGCGGCGAACAGAACCGTGTGACAGACGTTCTTACCCACCATTCTGCGGTCAGCGATGTTCGCCGCGAGGAACACGTCCGCGCCCTTGCGGTCACCGTTCAGGTTGAACGTGGGGACGTTGTCTTGGCCGTCGAAATCCGGCAGTCGCGGGCACTCGAACAAATGCTGGTGGTAACCGAGGAAGCCGCCCTGCATTGTGGCCCGGGCAACGATCGTTGTTGGGTGCTGCTTCAAGTAACGGCCGATGGAACTGACGGGACCGATGACGAACAACTCGCTGTTCGGGTACACCCGAAGTGCTTCCGCGCAGACATCGGCCCCGTCGCCATCGGGTTCCGCAGCGCGCGATAAACCGTATCGGGCGAGAAGATCGTAGTGCAGTCCGCCGGAGGATTGCTTGTCGCGCCCGAGTTTGGCGACTCCGATCGGACACGTTACCCCAGCGCGCTGGAGTAAGAGTCGCGCGACCGCGATTTGATCCGGGTCGCCGGGGGAGATCAGGACCGCGCGAACGTTCGCGCCCGCAGCAATCAGGTACGTGATGGCGAACAGGTCGTCGGGATCGCGCCCTATGTCCGTTTCAATGATGAGGTCCATGCCGGATTTAGACACGCTGGGGTGACAGAAGTTCGCCCGGATCGCGTGCGGATGTCGCGGTTGGCCTTCGCGCCGGTTCCGCTTCTCGCTATGCCGCTTCCCAAACTGTGCACGTTGTTTCGTGCGGGAGGCCCATCATGTTGCGATTTACGGTTTTGGCGCTCGCGTTCTCGACCGCCCTCCCGGCGCTCGGACAACCTCCAGCGCCAGCACCGGCCGCGCCGCGGTTCAAGTGGGAGCCGGGGAAGGTGCTCGCGTACCGCGTCGTTCAGTCCACGACCGTGGAGGAAACGGTTCTCGACGAGAAGACCGAAAAGCCGGTCCCGAGTACGTCCAGCACGAACCTCACGCTCGTCCGCAAGTGGACCGTGAAGGACGTGGATAAAGAGGGCGTCGCGACGCTCGAAATGAGCATCAGCGAAATGAAGAGTGTGATCGGCCAGCCCGACGGTACCACGGTGACGACCGATTCGACCAAGCCCGAGGACGCGAAGAACATGGAGGCGTTCCTGAACAAGCCGATCGTCACCGTGCGCGTGGACTCGCAGGGCAAACTCATCGAAGTGAAGGACGCGAAGACCGGCTCCGCGGCGCGCCTGCAAGCGGAACTGCCGTTCCGCCTCGTGTTGCCGGACGCGATGCCGGACGCGGGCAAGTCGTGGGACCGCCCGTTCGGGGTGAAGATCGACCCGCCGAACGGCACCGGCGAGAACTACGATTTCACCCAGAAGTACACGAGCAAGGGATTGAAGGACGGGTACCTCATTGTGGGTGTGGAAACGGCGTTGAAGGCCCCGCCGAAGGCGACCAGCGAGCACGTTCCGCTGGTGCCGATGCAGTGGACCGGTGACGTGTACTTCAATACGGTCGCGGGCAAGTATCAGGCGTCGCGCCTCACCGCGAAGGCCGAACTCATGAACCACCAGGGCGAGGGTACCAAGTTCGTTTACAAGAGCACCTACGCCGAAGACGCGATCGACAAGTAACGCGACGTGAGTGAATGGAAGCAGCGGCCGGCTAAAAGCCGGCCGTTGTCGTTTTACGGCAGCAGATCGGCTACCCGGATCGGCGCAGTCGATACCGCGAGTGGAGACA
This region of Gemmata massiliana genomic DNA includes:
- a CDS encoding nucleoside hydrolase, giving the protein MDLIIETDIGRDPDDLFAITYLIAAGANVRAVLISPGDPDQIAVARLLLQRAGVTCPIGVAKLGRDKQSSGGLHYDLLARYGLSRAAEPDGDGADVCAEALRVYPNSELFVIGPVSSIGRYLKQHPTTIVARATMQGGFLGYHQHLFECPRLPDFDGQDNVPTFNLNGDRKGADVFLAANIADRRMVGKNVCHTVLFAAIRASALKPRCATSEFFAEAARLLLKSTDGKKFHDPTAAVCHLHPEIGSWVRGRTVRRGAGWGTDLAGDGDHILAAIDYHALWDHLCHFR
- a CDS encoding flavin reductase family protein; this encodes MQIDPTTAPVPDVYQYLVGLVTPRPIAWVTTLSPTGMVNLAPFSFFNAFGANPPIVVFSPTLRRDGTKKDTLLNLEKLGEFVIHAATAPLAEKVNLSSKEIAPDESEVALTGLSTRPSAKVKPPRLAEAPVALECVVRQIVPCGTGPIAANLVIGEVVMIHVADEVLDGKGGVDPRKLKTVARLGGAFWCHTSDLFELKRP